From the genome of Carassius gibelio isolate Cgi1373 ecotype wild population from Czech Republic chromosome B10, carGib1.2-hapl.c, whole genome shotgun sequence, one region includes:
- the picalma gene encoding phosphatidylinositol binding clathrin assembly protein a isoform X6 — protein sequence MSGQSITDRITAAQHSVTGSAVSKTVCKATTHEVMGPKKKHLECLIHCTNEMNVNIPQLADTLFERTTNTSWVVVFKSLITTHHIMVYGNERFVQYLASRNTLFNLSNFLDKSGLQGYDMSTFIRRYSRYLNEKAVSYRQVAFDFTKVKRGADGVMRTMNTEKLLKTIPIIQNQMDALLDFNVNANELTNGVINAAFMLLFKDAIRLFAAYNEGIINLLEKYFDMKKAQCKEGLDIYKKFLTRMTRISEFLKVAEQVGIDRGDIPDLSQAPSSLLDALEQHLASLEGKKVKDSTAASRASTLSNAVSSLANTGISFTKVDEREKQAALEEEQARLKALKEQRLKELSKKPSTSSTTAASPVSTETGTISSTPAIDLFSTPSSFNNSTPKVPSDLLDLQPAFQHSLPLSTGLPLANTWGDPFTSTEAVDDSIPNLNPFLTNPVVDPVHLPVVSSDAVSFSSRTPSHEMFGDNYNPFIDSSCSVASPVEPSARMGCFLSDSFCSPAAYPNTPLFHSEPSAVAGLFGGFAAPPAAQPPSSTGLNVDFDSVFGNKSAAHNTDSTGGILKPTVTSPNQGLTPCVQQQGKLVSDDLDSSLANLVGNLGIGNGTAKNDIHWSQPGEKKLTGGTNWQPKMAPTTTWNPATMAPSVMAFPATTPTGMMGYAMPPQMGSMTMMTQPTMMYTQPVMRPANPFGPVSGAQLSTASSPSSSSPLRAPGQDPFAQLSLKDFL from the exons GTCTGATCCACTGCACCAATGAGATGAATGTGAACATCCCTCAGCTGGCCGACACGCTGTTCGAGCGCACCACCAACACCAGCTGGGTGGTCGTTTTCAAATCCCTCATCACCACACACCACATTATGGTCTACGGCAATGAG AGATTTGTACAATATCTGGCCTCCAGGAACACATTATTCAACCTCAGTAATTTTTTGGACAAAAGCGGGTTACAAG GGTATGACATGTCCACCTTCATTCGGAGGTACAGCCGCTACCTGAACGAAAAGGCAGTCTCATACAGACAAGTGGCTTTCGACTTCACAAAAGTAAAAAGAGG GGCGGATGGCGTAATGAGAACTATGAACACAGAGAAGCTCTTAAAGACCATCCCTATCATCCAAAACCAGATGGATGCACTCCTCGACTTCAAC GTAAACGCTAATGAGCTCACAAACGGGGTCATTAATGCTGCATTCATGCTTCTGTTTAAAGACGCCATCCGTCTGTTCGCGGCCTACAATGAAGGGATCATCAACTTGCTTG AGAAGTACTTTGACATGAAGAAAGCCCAGTGTAAAGAAGGCCTGGACATCTATAAGAAATTCCTCACTCGAATGACGAGAATCTCAGAATTTCTCAAAGTGGCGGAG CAAGTGGGAATCGACCGAGGGGACATTCCAGACCTATCACAG GCCCCCAGTAGCCTTCTGGATGCCCTTGAGCAGCATTTGGCTTCATTAGAGGGGAAAAAGGTCAAAGACTCCACGGCTGCCAGCAG AGCCAGTACGCTGTCCAATGCGGTGTCCTCTTTGGCCAACACGGGTATCTCTTTCACCAAAGTCGATGAGAGGGAAAAGCAGGCAGCTCTGGAGGAGGAGCAGGCTCGATTAAAAGCACTTAAG GAGCAGCGTCTGAAGGAACTGTCCAAGAAGCCCTCCACATCTTCCACGACTGCAGCGTCTCCCGTATCAACAGAGACGGGAACCATCAGTTCCACCCCAGCCATTGACCTGTTCTCCACACCCAGTAGCTTCAATAACAG TACTCCGAAGGTGCCGAGCGATCTTTTGGACCTGCAGCCCGCGTTCCAGCACTCCCTGCCTCTCTCCACCGGCCTGCCTTTAGCCAACACATGGGGAG ATCCTTTCACGTCTACAGAGGCTGTTGACGACTCCATTCCAAACTTAAATCCTTTCCTTACAAATCCAGTTGTTGATCCTGTCCATCTGCCTGTTGTGTCTTCAGATGCTGTTAGTTTTTCCTCTAGGACACCCAGTCATGAAATGTTCGGTG ATAATTACAATCCCTTTATTGATTCGAGCTGTTCCGTTGCATCACCCGTCGAGCCCTCTGCTCGGATGGGCTGCTTCCTCTCAG ACTCGTTCTGTTCTCCGGCTGCCTACCCTAACACTCCTCTCTTCCACTCTGAGCCCTCCGCTGTAGCTGGACTATTCGGAG GGTTCGCTGCACCTCCCGCCGCCCAGCCTCCCAGTTCGACGGGCCTTAATGTTGACTTTGACTCTGTATTCGGCAATAAATCGGCCGCCCACAACACGGACTCGACTG GTGGCATCCTGAAACCCACAGTGACCTCTCCCAACCAGGGCCTGACGCCCTGCGTCCAACAGCAAGGCAAATTGGTTTCCGATGACTTGGATTCCTCCCTCGCCAACCTTGTGGGAA ATCTCGGTATTGGAAATGGAACAGCAAAGAA TGACATTCATTGGAGTCAACCCGGTGAGAAGAAGTTGACTGGAGGAACCAACTGGCAACCAAAGATGGCTCCGACCACAACATGGAACCCTGCCACCATG GCTCCTTCTGTCATGGCCTTCCCTGCCACGACACCCACAGGAATGATGGGATACGCAATG CCCCCTCAAATGGGCTCCATGACTATGATGACCCAGCCCACCATGATGTACACTCAGCCTGTGATGCGGCCAGCCAATCCCTTCGGCCCAGTCTCAGGGGCACAG CTCTCTACAGCCTCTAGTCCTTCCAGTTCAAGTCCTCTCAGAGCTCCGGGACAGGACCCTTTTGCACAGCTGTCTCTGAAGGATTTCCTTTAG